A part of Microbacterium terregens genomic DNA contains:
- the argC gene encoding N-acetyl-gamma-glutamyl-phosphate reductase → MTYSVAVSGASGYAGGEILRILAAHPDVEIRTVTAHSNAGQDLVQQQPHLRSLAHLTLQKTAPEVLAGHDIVFLALPHGESGRFTDALSDTPLVIDAGADHRLVARSDWDQFYGGDFHEPWEYGVPELLVSGAKQRERLVGARRIAAPGCNASTVSLSLAPGVAAGVIDTSDIVTVLAVGPSGAGKSLKTDLLASEILGSANPYAVGGAHRHIPEIRQALAGARAGDPARAAESGAAQTADAGIRISFTPIIVPMARGILATSTAPISRGATDADIRDAWEAAYGDETFVQLLPPGRFPRTADVLGANTALLGLAIDRDANRVVVVAAVDNLVKGTAGAAIQSMNLALGLPEGRALSVNGLAP, encoded by the coding sequence ATGACATATTCGGTCGCCGTATCCGGCGCCTCGGGCTATGCGGGCGGCGAGATCCTGCGGATCCTCGCCGCGCATCCCGACGTCGAGATCCGTACCGTCACCGCGCACTCGAACGCGGGACAGGACCTCGTTCAGCAGCAGCCTCATCTGCGGTCGCTGGCCCACCTGACGCTGCAGAAGACGGCGCCCGAGGTGCTGGCCGGGCACGACATCGTCTTCCTCGCGCTGCCGCACGGGGAATCCGGACGGTTCACCGACGCGCTGTCGGACACGCCCCTGGTCATCGACGCCGGAGCCGACCACCGCCTCGTGGCCCGCAGTGACTGGGACCAGTTCTACGGGGGTGACTTCCACGAGCCGTGGGAGTACGGCGTCCCCGAGCTGCTGGTCAGCGGAGCCAAGCAGCGAGAGCGCCTCGTCGGCGCCCGGCGCATCGCCGCGCCGGGATGCAACGCGAGCACGGTGAGCCTCAGCCTGGCGCCCGGCGTCGCGGCAGGAGTCATCGACACGTCCGACATCGTCACGGTTCTCGCGGTGGGGCCCTCCGGCGCAGGCAAGAGCCTGAAGACCGACCTGCTGGCCAGCGAGATCCTCGGCAGCGCCAACCCCTACGCGGTGGGCGGCGCGCACCGGCACATCCCCGAGATCCGCCAGGCGCTGGCCGGCGCACGAGCCGGCGATCCAGCGCGAGCAGCAGAATCCGGTGCGGCGCAGACCGCCGATGCCGGCATCCGGATCTCCTTCACGCCCATCATCGTGCCCATGGCGCGGGGCATCCTGGCCACGAGCACGGCTCCGATCTCTCGTGGGGCGACGGATGCCGACATCCGCGACGCCTGGGAGGCGGCATACGGCGACGAGACCTTCGTGCAGCTGCTGCCCCCCGGCCGTTTTCCACGGACCGCGGACGTTCTCGGCGCCAACACGGCGCTTCTGGGCCTGGCGATCGACCGGGACGCGAACCGCGTCGTCGTGGTCGCGGCCGTGGACAATCTGGTCAAGGGCACCGCCGGGGCCGCAATCCAGTCCATGAACCTCGCGCTCGGGCTGCCCGAGGGTCGCGCGCTCAGCGTCAACGGACTCGCGCCGTGA
- the argJ gene encoding bifunctional glutamate N-acetyltransferase/amino-acid acetyltransferase ArgJ, whose amino-acid sequence MSVTAPRGFDAAGVAAGLKSTGKTDVAVVVNRGPLKVGAAVFTSNRARANPILWSQQAIQDGVVEAIVLNSGGANCFTGTFGFQTTHQTAERAAELLGVSSGDVLICSTGLIGTGDEVFRAKVLDGTAKAIAALSPDGGEAASLAIMTTDSRPKRSVVGRDGWSIGGMAKGAGMLAPGLATMLVVITTDAVLDAAAADTALRQATGVTFDRLDSDGCMSTNDQVTLMVSGASGVTPTAEDFAAALAEVCLDLATQLQGDAEGASHDIAIRVVHAASEADAVEVGRSVARNNLFKAAIFGNDPNWGRVLAAIGTTDAAFDPYDVDVWMNGVRVCSKGGPDASRDDVDLTPRATDLLIDLRVGDASATILTNDLTHDYVHENSAYAS is encoded by the coding sequence GTGAGCGTCACAGCCCCCCGGGGGTTCGACGCTGCCGGAGTCGCGGCGGGCCTGAAGTCCACCGGGAAGACCGACGTCGCCGTCGTCGTCAACCGTGGTCCCCTCAAGGTCGGCGCCGCGGTGTTCACCTCCAACCGCGCCAGGGCCAACCCGATCCTGTGGTCGCAGCAGGCCATCCAGGACGGCGTCGTCGAGGCGATCGTCCTGAACTCCGGCGGCGCGAACTGCTTCACGGGCACCTTCGGCTTCCAGACCACGCACCAGACCGCCGAGCGAGCCGCGGAACTGCTCGGCGTGAGTTCGGGCGACGTCCTGATCTGCTCCACCGGGCTGATCGGCACCGGCGATGAGGTCTTCCGCGCGAAAGTGCTCGACGGCACCGCGAAAGCCATCGCCGCGCTCAGCCCCGACGGCGGCGAAGCGGCATCCCTCGCGATCATGACCACCGATTCGCGCCCAAAGCGCTCGGTCGTGGGGCGGGACGGCTGGTCCATCGGCGGCATGGCGAAGGGCGCCGGGATGCTGGCACCCGGGCTGGCGACGATGCTGGTCGTGATCACGACCGACGCCGTGCTCGACGCCGCCGCCGCCGACACCGCGCTGCGTCAGGCGACCGGAGTGACCTTCGACCGCCTCGACTCGGACGGCTGCATGTCGACCAACGATCAGGTCACCCTCATGGTCAGCGGTGCTTCCGGCGTCACGCCGACCGCCGAGGACTTCGCCGCGGCGCTCGCCGAGGTCTGCCTCGACCTCGCCACGCAGCTCCAGGGCGATGCCGAGGGTGCCTCGCACGACATCGCCATCCGGGTCGTGCACGCGGCATCCGAGGCCGACGCCGTCGAGGTGGGCCGCTCGGTCGCCCGCAACAACCTCTTCAAGGCGGCCATCTTCGGCAATGACCCCAATTGGGGCCGGGTCCTGGCAGCCATCGGCACCACCGACGCGGCCTTCGACCCCTATGACGTCGATGTCTGGATGAACGGCGTGCGCGTGTGCAGCAAAGGCGGTCCCGACGCGTCCCGCGATGACGTGGACCTGACCCCGCGGGCGACGGACCTCCTCATCGACCTCCGCGTCGGCGACGCGTCGGCGACGATCCTGACGAACGATCTGACGCACGACTACGTGCACGAGAACAGCGCCTACGCATCATGA
- the argB gene encoding acetylglutamate kinase: MTDIDLQVTDPADASAKAATLIESLPWLQRFNDQIIVIKYGGNAMVSDELQDAFASDIAYLRYVGVKPVVVHGGGPQISSMLDRLAIPSEFKGGYRVTSTEAIGVVRMVLTGQINPQLVAKINAHGPHAAGLSGEDAGLFGGRRRGVILDGVEHDLGRVGDVVEVDPQPVLDQLAAGRIPVVSSIAPDLDRPGHSLNVNADAAAAALAVALGAAKLVVLTDVPGLYADWPNRDSLVSHLSTTELRSILPTLESGMIPKMQACLDAVEGGVETAAIIDGRVPHSVLVEIFTSKGIGTEVVLG, translated from the coding sequence ATGACCGACATCGACCTGCAGGTCACCGACCCCGCCGATGCGAGCGCCAAAGCAGCGACCCTGATCGAGTCGCTGCCCTGGCTGCAGCGCTTCAACGACCAGATCATCGTGATCAAGTACGGCGGCAACGCGATGGTCAGCGACGAACTGCAGGACGCGTTCGCGTCCGACATCGCCTATCTCCGCTACGTCGGCGTCAAGCCCGTCGTCGTCCACGGCGGCGGACCGCAGATCTCGTCGATGCTGGATCGCCTCGCGATCCCGAGCGAGTTCAAGGGCGGCTACCGTGTCACCAGCACCGAGGCCATCGGCGTCGTGCGGATGGTGCTGACCGGGCAGATCAACCCGCAGCTGGTCGCCAAGATCAACGCGCACGGACCGCACGCCGCGGGCCTTTCCGGCGAGGACGCCGGACTGTTCGGCGGCCGTCGGCGCGGCGTCATCCTCGACGGGGTCGAGCACGATCTCGGGCGCGTCGGCGACGTCGTCGAAGTCGATCCTCAGCCCGTGCTCGACCAGCTCGCCGCCGGCCGCATCCCCGTCGTCTCCAGCATCGCGCCCGACCTCGATCGGCCCGGGCACTCGCTCAATGTCAACGCCGACGCCGCCGCCGCCGCGCTGGCGGTCGCGCTCGGCGCCGCGAAGCTCGTCGTGCTCACCGACGTGCCCGGGCTCTATGCCGACTGGCCGAACCGGGACTCGCTCGTCTCGCACCTGAGCACGACCGAGCTGCGCAGCATCCTCCCGACGCTCGAGTCGGGCATGATCCCGAAGATGCAGGCCTGTCTTGACGCGGTCGAGGGCGGAGTGGAGACGGCGGCGATCATCGACGGACGCGTGCCGCACTCGGTGCTCGTGGAGATCTTCACCAGCAAGGGAATCGGAACAGAGGTGGTCCTCGGATGA
- a CDS encoding acetylornithine transaminase, whose product MSWQDDAGRDLVRSFGERMELFVRGEGAYLWDADGRRYLDFLAGIAVNSLGHAHPVFVEAIATQAATLAHVSNYFATLPQLELASRLKRLAGTGDSGRVYFGNSGAEANEAAFKLARLHGAATEGKAARPRIFALTDAFHGRTMGTLALTGKPYMQEPFLPMVPGVEFIDSTIEALEAALDDRVAAVFVEPIKGEAGVLDLPDGYLRAARALTHEHGALLIVDEIQTGAGRTGEWFAFQHAGITPDAVTVAKGIGGGFPIGALITFGAASDLFYPGTHGSTFGGNALGTAVASAVLGEIENEGLVANSAERGRQLRTAIGAIDSTLVGGCRGQGLLIGIGLRHPVAKAVVAAAQEHGLIINAPNDETIRLVPPLNIGDVEIDEFVRLFTAALRTVEDALVLDASTRAGVGGTAREVSA is encoded by the coding sequence ATGAGTTGGCAGGATGACGCAGGGCGCGATTTGGTGCGCAGCTTCGGCGAGCGGATGGAACTGTTCGTCCGCGGTGAAGGCGCGTATCTCTGGGATGCCGACGGGCGACGCTATCTGGACTTCCTCGCCGGCATCGCGGTGAACTCGCTCGGGCACGCGCACCCGGTGTTCGTCGAGGCGATCGCGACCCAGGCGGCAACGCTGGCGCACGTCTCGAACTACTTCGCCACCCTCCCGCAGCTGGAGCTCGCCTCGCGACTGAAGCGCCTGGCCGGCACCGGTGATTCCGGGCGCGTGTACTTCGGCAATTCCGGCGCCGAGGCCAACGAGGCGGCGTTCAAGCTCGCCCGCCTCCACGGCGCCGCGACAGAGGGAAAGGCCGCGCGTCCCCGCATCTTCGCGCTGACCGACGCGTTCCACGGGCGCACCATGGGCACGCTCGCGCTGACCGGCAAGCCGTACATGCAAGAGCCGTTCCTTCCGATGGTTCCCGGCGTGGAGTTCATCGATTCCACGATCGAGGCACTGGAGGCGGCGCTGGATGACCGCGTAGCCGCCGTTTTCGTCGAGCCGATCAAGGGCGAGGCGGGCGTGCTCGATCTTCCCGACGGGTACCTGAGGGCGGCCCGCGCGCTCACTCATGAGCACGGGGCGCTGCTGATCGTGGACGAGATCCAGACCGGTGCAGGACGCACGGGGGAGTGGTTCGCCTTCCAGCACGCCGGCATCACCCCCGACGCAGTGACCGTGGCCAAAGGCATCGGCGGAGGGTTTCCGATCGGCGCGCTCATCACGTTCGGCGCGGCGAGCGACCTGTTCTACCCGGGCACGCACGGTTCGACCTTCGGCGGCAACGCCCTCGGGACCGCCGTCGCCAGCGCGGTCCTCGGTGAGATCGAGAACGAAGGTCTGGTGGCGAACTCGGCCGAGCGCGGGCGTCAGCTGCGCACGGCCATCGGCGCGATCGACTCGACACTGGTCGGCGGATGCCGCGGCCAAGGCCTCCTGATCGGCATCGGGCTGCGGCATCCGGTCGCCAAGGCGGTCGTCGCCGCCGCGCAGGAGCACGGACTCATCATCAACGCGCCGAACGACGAGACCATCCGGCTCGTCCCCCCGCTGAACATCGGAGACGTCGAGATCGACGAGTTCGTGCGACTGTTCACCGCGGCACTGCGCACCGTGGAGGACGCCCTCGTGCTCGACGCGTCCACCCGGGCCGGTGTCGGCGGCACGGCGAGAGAGGTCTCCGCATGA
- the argF gene encoding ornithine carbamoyltransferase encodes MTRHLLRDDDLTAAEQSEILDLAVALKKDRWKLKPLAGPQTVAVIFDKSSTRTRVSFAVGIADLGGTPLIISTANSQLGGKETPADTARVLERQVAAIVWRTYAQAGLEEMAAGTRVPVVNALSDDFHPCQLLADLLTIQEHKGELRGLTLAFFGDGRSNMAHSYMLAGVTAGMHVRVASPESYSPRDDVVADADRRAAETGGSLTLYTDPIEAAAGADVIVTDTWVSMGKEEEKLARLRDLGQYKVTRELMSLAKPDAIFIHCLPADRGYEVEAEVIDGPQSVVWDEAENRLHAQKALLVWLLRQE; translated from the coding sequence ATGACACGTCACCTGCTGCGCGACGACGACCTGACCGCCGCGGAGCAGTCCGAGATCCTGGACCTCGCGGTCGCCCTGAAGAAGGACCGGTGGAAGCTGAAGCCGCTTGCCGGCCCGCAGACCGTCGCCGTGATCTTCGACAAGTCATCCACCCGCACGCGGGTCTCCTTCGCCGTCGGGATCGCCGACCTCGGGGGAACCCCGCTGATCATCTCGACCGCGAACAGCCAGCTCGGCGGCAAGGAGACGCCGGCGGACACGGCGCGCGTGCTCGAGCGGCAGGTGGCGGCCATCGTCTGGCGCACCTACGCGCAGGCGGGCCTGGAGGAGATGGCCGCGGGTACCCGCGTACCCGTGGTGAACGCTCTGAGCGATGACTTCCACCCCTGCCAGCTGCTCGCGGATCTGCTGACGATCCAAGAGCACAAGGGCGAGCTGCGCGGGCTCACTCTCGCCTTCTTCGGCGACGGTCGCTCGAACATGGCCCACTCGTACATGCTCGCCGGAGTGACGGCCGGTATGCACGTGCGCGTCGCATCCCCGGAGTCCTACTCGCCCCGCGATGACGTCGTCGCCGACGCCGACCGCCGGGCCGCCGAGACCGGCGGATCGTTGACGCTCTACACCGACCCGATCGAGGCCGCCGCGGGCGCCGACGTCATCGTCACGGACACCTGGGTGTCGATGGGCAAGGAGGAGGAGAAGCTGGCACGCCTGCGAGACCTCGGCCAATACAAGGTCACCCGTGAGCTCATGTCACTGGCGAAGCCGGACGCGATCTTCATCCACTGCCTTCCCGCGGACCGCGGCTACGAAGTCGAAGCCGAGGTCATCGACGGCCCCCAGAGCGTCGTGTGGGACGAGGCCGAGAACCGACTCCACGCACAGAAGGCGCTCCTGGTGTGGCTTCTTCGCCAGGAGTAG
- a CDS encoding heparan-alpha-glucosaminide N-acetyltransferase domain-containing protein produces MASSPGVAPAPAEATGWFASRWDRLNGPQRIAGIDLARGLAVIGMIAAHLLWIAEFDFDDASTWVGVVDGRSSILFATLAGVSIGLVTGGRNPLPRAQLRVARGRLVVRAAVLWVIGILLIATGVPVFVILPAYAVLFLLAVPLVALGARALFLLAGGLALVMPFVVVYLDHLPIWLTPGGWLLDNALGWHYPFPVWIAFVVAGIGAARSGILRAEVQLWLLGAGSILAVVGYGLHGVSGAHQPTEAVTFWGAVWTADPHSSGVLEVIGSGGFALAVIGLCLLVCRTILTWVVLPLRAVGAMPLTAYTAQLVVWAIAATVILGNSGDLSGFRDLEPFWPLTIGLVAGCTAWALLIGRGPLEWAMDRLARALVRARIG; encoded by the coding sequence GTGGCTTCTTCGCCAGGAGTAGCGCCGGCCCCGGCAGAGGCGACCGGATGGTTCGCATCCCGGTGGGACCGGCTCAACGGGCCGCAGCGGATCGCCGGAATAGACCTGGCCCGTGGTCTCGCGGTCATCGGCATGATCGCTGCGCACCTGCTGTGGATCGCGGAGTTCGACTTCGACGACGCGTCGACATGGGTCGGGGTCGTGGATGGACGCTCATCGATCCTCTTCGCGACACTCGCCGGCGTGTCGATCGGGCTGGTGACGGGAGGACGGAACCCGCTGCCGCGTGCGCAGCTGCGCGTAGCCCGGGGCCGCCTCGTCGTCCGGGCCGCTGTGCTGTGGGTGATCGGCATCCTGCTGATCGCCACCGGAGTCCCCGTCTTCGTGATCCTTCCCGCGTACGCGGTCCTCTTCCTGCTCGCCGTGCCGCTCGTCGCGCTCGGCGCCCGCGCGCTGTTCCTTCTCGCCGGAGGGCTCGCCCTCGTGATGCCGTTCGTCGTCGTCTACCTGGACCACCTGCCGATCTGGCTCACGCCCGGCGGGTGGCTCTTGGACAACGCCCTCGGATGGCACTACCCCTTCCCGGTCTGGATCGCATTCGTGGTCGCCGGTATCGGCGCGGCGCGCTCCGGCATCCTTCGCGCTGAGGTTCAGCTCTGGCTGTTGGGCGCCGGATCCATCCTCGCGGTGGTGGGCTACGGGCTGCACGGCGTCAGCGGTGCCCATCAGCCCACGGAGGCGGTCACGTTCTGGGGCGCGGTGTGGACGGCCGATCCGCACTCCAGCGGAGTCCTCGAAGTGATCGGCTCGGGTGGTTTCGCGCTCGCGGTGATCGGGCTCTGCCTGCTCGTGTGCCGCACGATCCTGACCTGGGTGGTCCTGCCGCTGCGCGCCGTCGGCGCCATGCCGCTCACGGCCTACACCGCGCAGCTCGTGGTCTGGGCGATCGCCGCCACGGTCATCCTCGGCAATTCCGGCGACCTGAGCGGGTTCCGCGACCTGGAGCCGTTCTGGCCCCTGACGATCGGCCTGGTGGCCGGCTGCACCGCATGGGCGCTGCTGATCGGTCGTGGTCCGCTCGAATGGGCGATGGACCGGCTCGCGCGGGCGCTGGTGCGCGCGCGGATAGGCTGA
- the argH gene encoding argininosuccinate lyase produces the protein MSDTKGEGTNEGALWGARFATGPSPELAALSRSTHFDWDLALYDIAGSHAHAKALAAAGYLTADEEAAMHAGLDTLARGIVDGTLLPGPNDEDVHGALEQALIVTVGPELGGKLRAGRSRNDQIATLVRMYLLDHSRTVARDILRVVDALVAQAEAHPEAIMPGRTHLQHAQPVLLAHHLQAHAWPLVRDLERFRDWSARAAVSPYGGGALAGSTLGLDPQLIARELGMDRPAENSLDGTSARDVVAEFAFITAMIAVDISRFAEEIILWNTREFGFVTLDDGYSTGSSIMPQKKNPDIAELARGKAGRLIGNLTGLLSTLKGLPLAYNRDLQEDKEPVFDSVRTLELVLPAFAGMVATLRFDTARMAQLAPQGFSLATDVAEWLVKRGVPFRDAHEISGSLVKLCEQRGLELDQVTDEMLASVSSHLSPDVRHVLTIEGSVASRDGVGGTAPVRVAEQRAELISRVQAAAHALGL, from the coding sequence ATGAGCGATACGAAGGGCGAAGGCACCAACGAGGGCGCACTGTGGGGTGCGCGGTTCGCGACCGGACCTTCTCCGGAGCTGGCCGCGCTGAGCCGCTCGACCCACTTCGACTGGGATCTCGCGCTCTACGACATCGCAGGTTCGCACGCCCACGCCAAGGCGCTCGCGGCCGCGGGCTATCTGACCGCCGACGAGGAAGCGGCCATGCACGCCGGACTGGACACGCTCGCGCGCGGAATCGTCGATGGAACCCTGCTTCCGGGCCCGAACGACGAGGACGTGCACGGTGCCCTCGAGCAGGCGCTCATCGTCACGGTCGGTCCGGAGCTCGGCGGCAAGCTGCGCGCCGGGCGGAGCCGCAACGACCAGATCGCGACGCTGGTCCGCATGTATCTGCTGGATCACTCGCGCACGGTCGCCCGCGACATCCTTCGGGTGGTGGACGCCCTCGTGGCGCAGGCCGAGGCGCACCCCGAAGCGATCATGCCGGGGCGCACTCATCTTCAGCACGCGCAGCCGGTGCTGCTCGCGCACCACCTTCAGGCGCATGCCTGGCCGCTCGTGCGCGATCTGGAGCGCTTCCGTGACTGGTCCGCCCGCGCAGCCGTCTCGCCCTATGGCGGGGGCGCGCTGGCCGGGTCGACGCTCGGACTGGACCCGCAGCTGATCGCGCGCGAGCTGGGGATGGACCGTCCCGCGGAGAACTCGCTGGACGGCACGTCCGCGCGGGACGTCGTGGCGGAGTTCGCATTCATCACCGCCATGATCGCCGTGGACATCTCGCGTTTCGCGGAGGAGATCATCCTGTGGAACACGCGCGAATTCGGCTTCGTCACGCTCGATGACGGGTATTCGACCGGGTCGAGCATCATGCCGCAGAAGAAGAACCCCGACATCGCCGAGCTCGCCCGCGGCAAGGCCGGACGACTGATCGGCAACCTGACCGGCCTCCTTTCCACGCTGAAGGGCCTGCCGCTGGCCTACAACCGTGACCTCCAAGAGGACAAGGAGCCTGTGTTCGACTCGGTCCGCACCCTCGAGCTGGTGCTTCCCGCCTTCGCCGGCATGGTCGCCACCCTGCGGTTCGACACGGCGCGGATGGCGCAGCTCGCGCCACAGGGCTTCTCGCTCGCGACGGATGTCGCCGAATGGCTCGTGAAACGGGGCGTGCCGTTCCGCGACGCGCACGAGATCTCCGGGTCGCTCGTGAAGCTCTGCGAGCAGCGCGGTCTCGAACTCGACCAGGTCACGGACGAGATGCTCGCCTCGGTCTCGTCGCACCTGTCGCCTGATGTCCGGCACGTGCTCACTATCGAAGGATCGGTCGCCAGCCGCGACGGGGTCGGCGGCACAGCGCCCGTGCGCGTGGCCGAGCAGCGGGCGGAGCTGATCTCGCGCGTGCAGGCAGCGGCTCACGCGCTCGGTCTGTAG
- a CDS encoding CHAD domain-containing protein, giving the protein MVRSPAYGDTLGSLVQAYVREQCRVVHDARLPIASRDESVVHPVRVAIRRLRATLRTFRGVYDADVGAGFATELRWAGLLLGELRDLQVLSERFDDPGSSAGAAAHLIAEEIERDRADSWDRVTEALNGARGAALYAEVARWHDDPPFDVGSDRPADRALQKIEKTDARLRTRLRRARAASAAGDPAATALLHSARKAGKRHRYAIELAEPVMGAGAVYAIERSKALQDALGEHQDAVVALAFLRRLDGEGRHGEAATALSDLIARTRESADDTAGVISEVDRIRG; this is encoded by the coding sequence ATGGTCCGATCACCTGCGTACGGGGACACCCTCGGATCCCTCGTGCAGGCGTACGTTCGCGAGCAGTGCCGAGTCGTCCACGACGCCCGGCTCCCGATCGCATCCCGCGACGAGAGCGTTGTGCACCCGGTGCGCGTGGCCATCCGGCGACTGCGCGCGACGCTTCGCACATTCCGAGGGGTCTACGACGCCGACGTCGGCGCCGGCTTCGCCACGGAGCTGCGGTGGGCGGGTCTGCTGCTCGGCGAACTGCGGGATCTGCAGGTTCTCTCCGAGCGCTTCGACGACCCGGGGAGTTCGGCGGGTGCTGCTGCACACCTGATCGCAGAAGAGATCGAACGCGACCGCGCAGACTCATGGGACCGCGTGACAGAAGCCCTGAACGGCGCCCGGGGCGCGGCTCTCTATGCGGAGGTCGCGCGCTGGCACGACGATCCGCCGTTCGACGTCGGCTCGGACCGTCCTGCGGACCGCGCGCTGCAGAAGATCGAGAAGACCGACGCGCGGTTGCGAACGCGCCTGCGTCGAGCTCGCGCCGCCTCCGCGGCGGGCGATCCCGCTGCCACCGCCCTACTGCACTCGGCCCGCAAGGCCGGTAAGCGTCATCGGTATGCGATCGAGCTCGCTGAGCCTGTCATGGGCGCCGGTGCCGTGTATGCGATCGAGCGGAGCAAGGCGCTGCAGGACGCGCTCGGCGAGCATCAGGATGCCGTCGTCGCCCTCGCATTCCTGCGCCGCCTCGACGGGGAAGGCCGCCACGGCGAGGCGGCGACCGCGCTGTCCGACCTGATCGCCCGCACGCGCGAGAGCGCGGACGATACCGCCGGTGTGATCAGCGAAGTCGACCGGATCCGCGGCTGA
- a CDS encoding DNA-binding protein, whose amino-acid sequence MFVLTADQRDSRNRADLVPAGVDIVQRVAGHRLAIPVQRNAGDELQALTGSAPAALAITLALLRDGGWSVGIGAGVVETPLPDDIRAGRGQAFVLARDAVDRAKGAPGRVAVSSSDALAAQDAEAYLRLLVDVRDRRSAQGWEVADLLAEGLTQKSIAARLGITPTAVSLRAKAGGLRLEEAAIPALERTLASLDGVRRQAP is encoded by the coding sequence ATGTTCGTTCTCACCGCGGACCAGCGAGACAGCAGGAACAGAGCCGATCTGGTGCCGGCGGGAGTGGATATCGTGCAGCGGGTGGCCGGGCATCGGCTTGCCATCCCGGTCCAGCGCAACGCGGGCGACGAACTTCAAGCGCTCACCGGCAGCGCCCCTGCGGCGTTGGCCATCACGCTCGCACTGTTGCGCGACGGAGGGTGGAGCGTCGGAATCGGCGCAGGAGTGGTCGAGACGCCGCTTCCCGACGACATCCGAGCCGGACGGGGGCAGGCATTCGTCCTGGCCCGCGACGCGGTGGATCGAGCAAAGGGCGCACCGGGCCGAGTGGCGGTCTCCTCCTCCGATGCCCTCGCCGCTCAGGATGCCGAGGCCTACCTCCGCCTGCTCGTGGACGTGCGGGATCGCCGGTCCGCGCAGGGATGGGAGGTCGCCGATCTGCTCGCCGAGGGACTGACGCAGAAGAGCATCGCCGCCCGGTTGGGAATCACGCCCACGGCAGTGAGCCTGCGGGCCAAGGCCGGGGGGCTCCGGCTCGAGGAGGCCGCCATTCCTGCGCTCGAGCGCACACTGGCGAGCCTTGACGGGGTGCGGCGACAGGCACCGTGA
- a CDS encoding VOC family protein, translating into MAKVEHFEIPVDDIARAQAFYTSVLGFDYEPWGDEMGMLRQPRSEGINGDLHLRGATPHPTVVFTVDRIEDTVARAVAAGGEQVGDIQPLSENSRWVYIKDSEGNLIGVFDEIAAA; encoded by the coding sequence ATGGCGAAAGTGGAGCACTTCGAAATCCCGGTCGACGACATCGCGCGGGCGCAGGCCTTCTACACCTCGGTCCTCGGATTCGACTATGAGCCCTGGGGTGACGAGATGGGGATGCTGCGGCAGCCCCGCAGCGAGGGCATCAACGGTGATCTGCATCTGCGCGGGGCGACGCCGCATCCGACGGTGGTGTTCACGGTCGACCGCATCGAAGACACCGTCGCGAGGGCGGTGGCCGCCGGCGGCGAACAGGTCGGCGACATCCAACCGCTCAGCGAGAACTCGCGGTGGGTCTACATCAAGGACTCCGAGGGCAACCTTATCGGAGTTTTCGACGAGATCGCCGCGGCCTGA